A genome region from Natronobeatus ordinarius includes the following:
- a CDS encoding NOB1 family endonuclease, which translates to MHVLDSSAFIHDYHTTAQTATIPLVREELEGESVYRYDAMEGSGMHIHIPNGDTIETVRRAARESGDLEVLSDTDVRLVATAFELDGHLVTDDYAMQNVAEKLNVDVEFIAREGIEEQFDWRFQCQGCGREFDESKERCPICGSDVERKNPT; encoded by the coding sequence ATGCACGTTCTCGATTCGTCGGCTTTTATTCACGACTATCACACGACAGCACAGACTGCGACGATCCCGCTCGTCCGCGAGGAACTCGAGGGAGAGAGCGTCTACCGGTACGACGCGATGGAGGGGTCGGGGATGCACATCCACATCCCGAACGGCGATACGATCGAGACGGTCCGCCGCGCGGCCCGCGAGTCGGGCGACCTCGAGGTACTCTCTGACACCGACGTTCGTCTGGTCGCGACGGCGTTCGAACTCGACGGCCACCTCGTGACGGACGATTACGCGATGCAGAACGTCGCCGAGAAGCTGAACGTCGACGTCGAGTTCATCGCCCGGGAGGGCATCGAGGAACAGTTCGACTGGCGATTCCAGTGTCAGGGCTGTGGCCGCGAGTTCGACGAGTCGAAAGAGCGGTGTCCGATCTGTGGCTCGGACGTCGAGCGGAAGAACCCGACGTAA
- a CDS encoding PRC-barrel domain-containing protein: protein MGNILAENLSGKSVMGSDGTELGMLYNITMDVKSGKLYDLVVEPDDGIATESVDFEQDESGRWLVSVSRVQAVKDYIVVQR from the coding sequence ATGGGCAACATACTCGCCGAAAATCTCTCGGGGAAGTCCGTCATGGGATCTGACGGGACTGAGCTCGGGATGCTCTACAACATCACGATGGACGTCAAATCCGGGAAGCTCTACGATCTGGTCGTCGAGCCAGACGACGGAATCGCCACCGAGTCGGTCGACTTCGAACAGGACGAGTCGGGCCGCTGGCTCGTCTCCGTCAGCCGCGTTCAGGCCGTGAAGGATTACATCGTCGTCCAACGCTAA